Within Sporosarcina sp. PTS2304, the genomic segment TTTTTGTGTCGATATATAAAACATCACGTAATCTAACGGAATGAAGGGATTTGGATGCACTATGAAACAGTTAAAACTAGATCTTTCATTAGTAGAGACCTTTTTACAACTAGATGAAATTCCTTCTTTTAGCGAAAAAGTACTAGCTACCCACCACTATATGCTAGAGGGGGCTACTAGCAAAAATCAGTTGCTTGGCTGGCATAATTATCCGATGAAGGATCATCGGGGATTACTGTCTGCGATAAATGAATTGGCGACAGAAGTGAAGTTGCAAGCGAATCTTTGTGTAGTAATTGGGGTAGGAGGTTCGTTTCTTGGAGCTCGTGCCGTGCAGGAAGCGTTAACTCCTTATTTTGGCGTGCATGAAAATGGCGTAGAAGTCGTATATGCGGGACAGAATATGAGCGGTCCCTATTTGAAGCAATTACTTCGCTTTATGGATACGCGAGAAGTCTATGTCAATGTAATTTCAAAGTCGGGTACAACGATGGAACCTGCGCTTGCGTTTCGTGTGATGGAAGAGTATATGATTGCGCGCTATGGTGAGGAAGCGAAACAGCGAGTCATTGTGACAACTGATGCTGTGAAAGGTGCGTTGCGTGAAACAGCTGAGAAAAAAGGCTATCGGACGTTTTCAATTGAGGAGACGATTGGTGGTCGGTACTCGGCTTTGACAGCTGTTGGATTATTTCCATTAGCGGTAGCGGGTATGGATATTTCTGCGCTGTTGGATGGAGCAAGGCAAGCTGCGCTAGAGTTGACTTCACCGCAGTTACACGATAATGATGCCTATCGCTACGCAGTGATCCGCCACATTTTACATAAAAAAGGCTTTGACGTAGAGTTATTAGCATCTTACGAACCGGGACTTGCTTCTTTCCATGAATGGTGGAAACAGTTATTTGGGGAAAGTGAAGGCAAGGAACAGAAAGGAATATTCCCTTCTTCGGTAGTGTTTTCCACAGATTTACATGCGATTGGTCAGTATATTCAAGAAGGACGTCGTATTATATTTGAGACGTTGATTCATTTTAACGAGCTAGAATGTGATTTGCCAGTTCCGTATTTGAGTGAAGATACCGATCAGTTGAACTATATAGCTGGGCGTACGTTTAATGAAATTAATCGTTTATCTAAAGAAGGAACAGCTTTAGCTCACCATGAAGGTGGCGTACCGATCATTCAAATGGAGCTGGCTAGACTGGATGAATATCATATAGGGTACTTGATTTATTTCTTTATGAAGGCTTGCGCGATGAGTGCGTATTTACTGGAAGTCGATCCGTTTGACCAACCAGGTGTAGATGCTTATAAACAGAAGATGCTGGACTTGTTGAAAGCGCCAGTTGTGACGCATGGAGGGAAGTAAGTGAATACGTATAAAGAACGTTTTGAAAAGTGGAACGCATGTGAAAATATGCCGGAAAATTTACAGCTTGATCTGCAAGCGATTGCAAATGATTCTAAAGAAATTGAAGAACGTTTTTATCAATATCTTTCGTTTGGAACAGGTGGAATGCGAGGGATTCTTGGCGCTGGAACGAACCGCATGAATGTGTTTACGATTCGAAGAGTAGCTGAAGGGTTAGCTTTATATTTTGCTTCTATTGGAGAAGACGCCAAGAAGCGTGGAGTAGCGATTGCTTATGATACACGACACTTTTCACGGGAATTTGCGGAAGAGACAGCGAAAGTTCTAGGCAAGCACGGAATTGTGACGTATGTATTTGATGAAAGTCGTCCGACACCGGAATTGTCATTTGCGGTGCGCCATTTGGGTGCTTTTGCGGGGGTAGTCATTACCGCTAGTCATAATCCGAAGCAATATAACGGTTTTAAAGTGTATGGAGCTGATGGCGGGCAGTTGACCCCTGACGCAGCACGTACTATTACGAATTATATGAAAGAAATTGCAGATGAATTACTTCTTGAAGCAACAGACTTGGATTCACTAATAGAGCAAGGGATTTGTCGTTTCGTGTTGACAGAAATTGATCGTGCGTATCAAGAGAAGTTACTTTCTCTGCGTGAACATACGAATGTATTGGAGGAGTTGAAAGTAGTCTATTCTCCACTTCATGGCTCGGGACTGAAACCTATGCAAGACGGATTGAAAGCATTTGGTTGCCATAACGTCTGGATCGTAGAGGAGCAAGCGATACAGGATGGTAGCTTCCCGACAGTTGCCTATCCGAATCCAGAAGAAAGAGAAGCTTTTCAATTAGCTATTGCGTTAGGTGAAAAAAAGGATGCTGATTTGCTGATGGCAACGGATCCCGATGCTGATCGACTAGGGATTGCAGTGAAGACGAATGCAGGATATGAGTTATTGACGGGAAATCAGTTAGGTGCGTTGCTGTTGCACTATTTACTTGAAAGCAAGCAGTCTAAACATACGCTACCTGAAAACGGTGTGTTGTTGAAGACGATCGTGACGTCAGAACTAGGTCGTGCAATTGCTGTGAAGTATGGTGTAGAAACTGTGGATACATTGACAGGATTTAAATACATTGCAGAGAAGATCGAGGAGTATGATCAAACGAAAGAGCATACTTTTTTATTTGGTTATGAAGAAAGTTACGGCTATTTAATCGGTGATTTTGTGCGAGATAAAGATGCGGTACAGACCGCTTTAGTGACAGCGGAAATGGCTGGATATTATAAGAAGCGCGGACTGTCTTTACGTGAGGCGCTGGAGCAGTTGTATAGAGAATTTGGCTACTATAAAGAAGCGTTGCAGTCGATTACACTAGAAGGGAAGTCTGGTCAGGAAAAGATTATGAGTGTACTGAGTAATTTCCGCACTCATCCGCCCTCTTCAATTGCAGGAGTAGCTGTGACTACTGTGGAAGATTATGAAACAGGTATTTCATATGATGCGTCTGGTAGGAAGTCAAAACTGCGATTACCTAAAGAGAATGTTTTGAAATGGTTACTTGAAGATGGTTCATGGGTTTGTGTACGGCCTTCAGGGACAGAACCTAAGTGTAAGTTTTATTTTGGAGTAGTTCGTAAAGACGCGGTTGAAGCGCAAAATGTTCTGGATTCACTGCAGTTTGACTTGATAGAAAAAGTAGAGAATCTCCTAGACACGCTGAAGTTTTCTACATTATAAATCATACAATATACAGTAAAGGTGTGAAAACATGAGCGGTAAAAATAGAGACATTATTTATCCGGACTACATAGCTGAATTTGCATGTATCGGCTCGGCGTGTGAAGATACTTGTTGCGCTGGCTGGTTCGTGTCAGTGGACAAGGCGACGTATAAGAAATATCGGAACGTCAAAGATCCTGTCATGAAAAAGATGCTCAATGAAAACGTCAAAAGACATCGGTCGAAAGAAACAGAAGAAGAGTATGCGAAGATCAAGCTCGATGCAGAGGATAAGTGCACGTTATTAGATGAAGAACATTTATGTACGATTCATAAAGAATTGGGTTCTGAATTTCTGTCGAATACTTGTGCAATGTACCCACGTCTATTGAACAGTGTGGCTGGAGTCGTGGAGAAAAGTGCTACGCTATCCTGTCCCGAAGCAGCGCGTCTTATTTTGCTGAATCCGAATGGAATCCAATTTACGCAAGATCAGGAATCAGCTGATACGAGAGGGTTTGTAAAAAAAAGTCAGATGACTCCTCATCAGCAAAAGATTTTTTGGGATGTGCGGATTTTTATTATACAAGTAGTACAGTATAGGAAACTATCGATGGAAGACCGCTTGATCATCGTTGGTTTATTCCTTAGCCGGCTTGAGAAATTGTCGATAGATGAAAGAGAACAAAAATTACAAAGTATCATTACTGAGTTTACCGAACAAATGGGAGATGGTAGTTTATCAGCTTCTATTAAACAAATCCCAACAAATATTCCGTTCCAGATCAGTCTGTGTAAAAACTTGATTGAATTCCGTTCAAGTACGACTATCAAAAGCGATCGCTATAATGAGTGCATGAATGATATGGTGAGTGGTTTTGGTATGAACAGTGGAATAAGTGACACGGAAGTATTGAAGAACTATGAAGTATCCTTGAGAGACTATTATGGACCATTTATGGATAAGCATGAATATATTTTAGAAAATTATGTTGTGAATCATGTATTTTCTAAGCTTTTTCCATTTGATAAAAAATCTATGATGGACAGTTTTCTTATGCTTGTGATCAACTTTGCGTTAGTAAAATTACATCTGATCGGCATGGCGAAATATCACGAAGGATTGACGGAAGAGTTAGTGATTAAGTTGTTCCAGTCGATTGCAAAGACGATAGATCATAATAATGCATACTTGCATACTGTTGAAAAAATGATTAAGCAGAATGGGTATGAAACGCTTGCTCATATGGCAGTGTTGGTGCGGAGTTAGTTTTGTGTTGATTTGTGATATATAATGGCGTGTAGAAAAATTGTATTCAATTGGTAAAGAGTTTTGACAAAGGTTGAAGCTCTTTTTTTATTGCCAACTTTTCATCATCTCAAAGTCAATGTAAATAATATAATAAGAAGCACTCAATTTGCTATTCATTTGTAATTTCAAAAATGGTACTATTAGATTACTGCTTATTCATGTCAATATTACTATGCAGTTTTTATTTTCACTGCAGGCGAAAGGTACCTGTGCGAAAGACTAACATGAATATTAGAATAATCATGTTAGTTTAAACAATCATGAAAGTTTGGCACACAGGTACTCAAAAACGATACCTAAACAGCTAGGAGCTTCACAATCGGGCTAGCATTTTTATATGATTCAATTAGATTCAAGCGTAATAAAGAAAAAGAGAAGGCAAGTACTTGATGAGATGCGCACGACTAATATAGGTGTGCATGTGCATTATATCGTGGTTTTTTGGCTTCCTTACTATAAAAAGTTGGATATGAAATAGGTTTGTGTTCGGTGGCGCAGCAGTGGTGTGAAGATGCGCTTATGTTGCCGAGTCATCCGCAGTTGACTAATGAAGATGTGAAGTATATTGTTTATACATTTGCCGATGTGTTGTACGACTAGTACACTACGAATTGATGATATTAGAAATGTATATGAATGCCTTCCACCAAACTAACAGATTTAGCCAATAAAAGTTTATACAATAGCAATGTAGATAAAAAATACTATAGGCTCGGAGGAAATATCATGTCAGAAAATCAAACAGTTAACATTGCTGCACATCCATCGATATATAATGGATCTACTGGCAGAGAGCTACGTATAGACTTCTCGCTGCCCTCATCAGGTACAAATGAACAGACAGGGATACTATTACTGGTGCCAGGCTTCGGAGGAAATATCGATTCAAAGGTATATAAAAAGATGCGCGAGCAATTCGCTGATAAATTTAATTTAGTGACAGTCCAATGTGCATTCTTTGGAGATCAATTTATGCAAGGAGCGGAAAACTTTACTCTTGATAATATTGATGCCTATATTCAAGAATATTTAACAAGAGAAGAAAAAGAAATTGTTTCTAAAGATACCAATCAACTGATGCGTTTTTTGTCTAAGCAGCAAATAACATTACCGGTTAAGGCAAAGATAGATGAAACTGAAGACATATTTAATGATATGGGAATTATGCAGGCAATCGATTTAATCACTAGTTTAGAAGCGGTGAAGATTCTTCTTGAAGGAAATGGCTTAGCTTATAACAGTGATAAAATTATGGGTTACGGACATTCGCACGGAGCTTATTTACTGCATTTAGTGAATCGCCTATCGCCGAATTTACTAACTAATATAATTGATAATTCTGGTTGGATTGAGCCTGCTTATTTAACGTCGAATCGTTACCTTTTTCAAAATATTGGAGAAATGACACTTCAATTAGAATTCGATTATTTAGCGAAAAGAATACTGAGCAGCGATTATTCATTTAACTTAAGTGATCTTTATGATGGATTTGACAACCAAGCGAAAATTGTCGTCTTTCAAGGAACGAATGATAATTTAATTGATCACTATCAAAAAGAGCAAATTGTTAAAACGATTCCTCATGCGAGATTAGTATTGGTTAGTGAAGAACAAGTGGATGGAGAAGTTTTTAAATCGAATACACATGGTCTAAATGCTGATTTTTTAAATATGTTTCAATTAGCATATAAAGAATTTAGTACAGAAGAGGTGAAAAGGAAATACACAGATAATACACTTGTTAAGATAGGCAACAGAGAAATAAAGGTTAATTATTCACAAGGTTTACCTATATTTTCTGTAAGTTTTAAATGATAGTCACACACTTCTTTAGAGCTGTCTTCACGAATGCCGACCGCAATATATATTTGAGTCATTGTTATGAGCCTACACTAAATAATTTAATATAAAGCTAAAGTCGTTTAGCAGCCAAGTATGCTAAAATAACGTTACATTATAAAAAAACAGAGGTGCATAAATTGTTCCCAATTGAAGAACTAACGTACATAAAAAGACTTGGCGGCCTGACGAATCTGAACTTCCTCGTTGCGCACAAAGGAAAAAAGTATGTTTTGCGTTTTCCAGCGCATGAACTCGAAACGATTATTGATCGTCAGCATGAAAAAGACAATCAAGAAATTGCAGCTGAAATCGGTGTCACGGTGCGGAATGTCGTGTTTACTACTGATGGCATTAAAATGACGCCTTATTATGAAGCGACAGCGGATTTGACGCGGGAGATGTTTGTGACGCCGGAGTATTTAGAGAAAGTGGCGGCTGTGTTGTTTACGCTTCATTCGTCAACTCGAGAGTTTACGAATCGTTTTGATTATTGGGATGAGGTGGAGAAGTACAAGCGGACGTTGTCAGAACTTCCTTCGCTTTATGTGTTGCTGGAGGAGCGGGTACGGAAGTTGATGGAAGGGGAGCGGCAAGAGTATGTACCGTGCCATATGGATTCGGTGACGGGCAATTTTATACATAATGATGCGAGAGAGTTGCTGCTGATTGATTGGGAGTATAGCGCAAACTATTTGCCAGAGTGGGATTTAGCAGCGTTTATTTTGGAGCGTGAGTTGAGTGAGTCGGAGGAACAACAGCTACTCGATTTTTACGGTTTGCCGGAATCTGCGAAACAGTCACTTGATTTGCAAAAGATTAAAACAGACTTTCTTTGGTCGTTGTGGTCGCTCGTAAAAGAACAGGAAGATCCGTCGCTTGAAACGTATACGGCGAAGCGGACGGAGCGATTGCTGGAGAATTTGGAGCAGTATTATAGTTTGTATGGGCATGAGTGATTGTGCTCGTATTGAGGTCAGCTAATACATTTTTTAACGAAACAAACTATTAAGGAATGCAAGAGTTGCTGGGATAATCCTTGTCCCTAGAATTAATATGATTGTAAGAAATATAGATGAACATATTCCGTCATATTGCGAGCACCACGCATTAAGTGCGAAAAAGGAAGCATCCTCCAATCAAGTGGATCGGGATGCTTCCTTTTGTATTAGTGTTTGACTAGCGATCGACCTACTGCAAATTCTTTCCACGAATGAATTTCATACGTTGGTTGAACCCCCGTAGTATTTTCTTTCCGCTGCGGATTAAACCAACACGTATCAATTCCCGCATTGTTCCCGCCTTGTATATCAGATGTCAAAGAATCGCCAATCATGAGCACACGCGAACGATCAGTGACGCTGAGTTGCTTGAGAGCATAGTCGAATATTTCTGCTTGCGGTTTCTTGAAGCCAGTCTCTTCTGAAGCAATGATGGCTTCGAATGTATTATGAAGAGGGGAGCCTGCGATACGAGCTTGTTGTGCGACTGTAAAACCATTTGTTAAAATAGCGAGTCGATACTCTGCTAGTCCTGCAAGCACCTCTTCTACACCATCAATCAGATGGGATTCATGACCGAGATTTTCGATATACAGTTCTCCGAAACGTAGCGGATCAATGGGCAGATCATATTGTTCGAACAAACGGCGGAAGCGTTCAGCTTTTAGTTCTTCCAATGTGATTTCTCCCTTTTCTAGTTGATCCCAAATAATCGTGCTGATGGCGCGGTAGCTATCGCGGTACGTTGCTAGTCCGTCGGGTAAGTCAAATGTAGCAAACGTTTTACCAAGTGCGTTTTTTTCCGTCTCGGCAAAATCGAATAATGTATCGTCTAAATCAAATAATAATAAATCATATGTCATTACGTAAGACTCCTTTTTTACTAAGTAATATTAGTATAACATGTATAAGTGGATAAATAGAACTATTTAAACTGATTTGTTAAAAGGATATTACGTTATAAACAGGTTCATGATTACTGCGCTGTATATCCACCGTCTAGCACGACAGCCTGCCCCGTAATTCCTTTTGCACTGTCACTCGCTAAATACAATGCCAAATCCGCGACTTCTTTAACGTCCAGCAAACGCTTTTGTGGGACTAACGGATAAATAATCTCTTCTAAAACTGATTCAACTGCCACTCTGCGCACATTTGCTAATTCTTCAAACTGATTCCGCACTAGCGGAGTATCTACGTATCCGGGACAAATCGCATTGACTGTGATGCCGTCTGTTGCGGTTTCGAGCGCCGCCACTTTTGTCAATCCGATAAGACCATGTTTTGATGAATTATATGCAGCTTTTCCAGCGAATCCAATCAATCCATTGATCGAAGCCATGTTCAAGATTCGGCCGAATTTTTGTGTTCTCATATGGGGTAATACTAATTTTGTCGTGATGAAAGGAGCGGTCAACATAATTTTTACGAGTTGTTCAAACTTTTCGGTGGAGAAATCTTCGAGTGCCGCCACATGCTGCATCCCCGCATTATTGATCAAAATATCGATTCTTCCAAAATGAGCAATCGTTTCATCGATCGCTTGTTGAATCGCTTGTTCTTTCGTGACATCACAAGCCAGACCGATTGCACTGCCGCCTATTGTGCTAGCTGATTCCTTCACTTTTTCTTCATTGATATCCGTTAACACGATGTGTGCGCCTGCTTGTGCGAATGCTTTGGCAATCTCATAGCCAATTCCGCGGGCAGCACCTGTAATGAATACTACTTTTTCTTTCACCATATTGCCATCCCCTTTATCTTTTCTATTGATAGCTAGTATGTAACTTAGTAATAAGTATTTAGATTAGACTGTATGAATGTGAAAATCTAGTAATTTGATCTATAACGATAAATGAATGATGATTGTTGTCCGTATGTAGTAGGCGAGTGAACGTGTCATTCACCGAGCTTACTACTAGCTATTTTGCTTAGATCTGATCGTATTTACTGAATAGAGAGTGGATCATGAGATAGTCTATTCGACATTATTCGGGATTATTTACTGTAAAGTCAGAATAGTGTAAATTAATGTAGACGAAACAATAAACGTGGGGTATACTAGTCACAATGGCAGGGTACTGAATATTCATATAACATCATGATGGACAGCGAGTTTGAGTGAAATGAACTAACGTTATATTGATAACGGAAGGTTCTTTTGGCTCAAATTTCTTTTGATGCGTCTGAAAGGAGGTGAGCGTAGATTGAATGAAAAGGCAAAAGAAAAAAGTCTCCGAGTAAAAGAAGTCAGGGCAGACTCACTCAGAGACATACGGCTAGGTATGACTAACCTTTATTTAGTATACCCTTTTTTTGCCGGTTTTCAACTGATCGACAAATAAAAGGGAGATGAACGTATGAGAATGTTGGAAGAAGGAGTTATTACGCCTAGTACGAGTGTGATTTATCCGAATTACGATGAGAACGGGAAGCTGGGTGCAGTTGTGCTATGCAATGGGAAATTGGTGCGAGTGCATATGAGTCCAACGAATATTGTTGATGCAAGTCTTCGCTACTATGGATCGAGTTTACGTGGAGGAGTCGATGGAGCGAAGACGGTTTTTGGTGACATTAGTATGTCGCCAGTTGTAGTAAGCGAGATGCTTGATCTATATTTGTTTCCTAGTAAATCACCTTCAAGCGATGATTGTGTGTGGTTTGTTTTGGCTAATGTTTATACGTATAAGAGTATTGGGAAGGATCGTACGAAAGTAATTTTGCATGACGGCACATCATTTACTATTTTCAGTAGTTACTTTTCTTTCACTAATAAGTATCAACGAGCCTGTATGTTGAAAAATATATTGGAAGCTCGAACCGCTCAAATGAAACTTGAGCCGCCACTTCATTCAGTTTCTTTCGTTATTGATAAGGATAGAACAAAGCGCAACTACGAAGTGTCTGACGAGTAGTTGTACAAAGTGAACGAATTAGTTACAAGCATCGCCTCGCCCTTGAATTAGTAGAGGGAGGCGATGTTTTTTAATGATTAGGCAACAGTTGCAGAAGTTATTTTTATCATTCTATCGACTGTAAAAGATGATCTTTTAGTCGTTTAAGTATGCGTTCCCGTCGCTTTTTGATACCTGGAACAGTGATGCCGAAATGCTTGGCACATTCCGTCTGCGTTTTATTTTCGACGTATAGCATGATGAGTAGTTGCCGCTGTTCGAGTGGTAATGATTTAATGGCAGCATGTAAACCGTAGACATCCTCTTCTTCCCAGTCTAGCGTATGCCCAGCTAGTACTTCCATAGTATTAGTTTCGACAGGTGTTTGTGCTTCATTAACACGAGTTTCACTTTTTAGTTCGTCTAATAATGCACCATAAATCGAACGGTAAGCAAAAGGGGTGAAGTTTCCTTTCGTCTCGTCAAACCGATTCCACGCTTGCCAAAGAGCGATTCGTCCAATTTGACGAAAGTGCTCAAACTCACGATAAATAGATAATTTTCGAATGACAGCTGAAATCATAGGTTCATATTGCTTCAATACGTCTTCAAAGTTTTCCATAAAAGCAACCTCTTCAGGCCGTGCACGACACATTGTATTCCTAGGTGTCTCTATCATAGAAAAAGTGAAGCGGGTTATCGAATCGTCATTTTTGAATACTACCTAATGTGAATAGTAAGTATGGAGAAGGGATACGTGCAGTTTACTAATAGGAAACGTGAGGAATATAGTAATTAAAAAATCAAGAGGTAAAAAAAGCGTTCCCCATAAACGGCGGAACGCTTTTCGTTATGTTGGAAACTATGTTTGAGGATCGTACCTGTTCGGGATTAGTGTATGCGTTTAAGCATCGCTTCTTGTTCGATGGAACGTGAGGAGGGAACGTCGAAGATTGCATATTGCTTGTTTTGCTTTTCGGTTAATTGTATTACGTGTTCATTCGTTTCTAAAACGGCTTGCTTGATTTGACTTTGTTCCTCTGTAAGGACTTGAATATCTAGTTTCATGCTCTCCTGACCTTGTTTTAGTGCCTGAATGTCCAGTTTCATATCCGTGATGTCTTTCTTTATGCCGCTTACCTCAGATAAAATTTCACGCAGTAATGCTTCACTCATTTTTTCACCTCCTGTTTATAAAAGCTATTATACCATGAAAGCTCGTCTAGTAATGGAATGAAAAGAGAAAAGAACTTGCCGCATGACAAGTTCTTTTCCACTGATAGTTATACTTTGAACTGTTCAATTACATTGGACAGTTTTTCGCTTAACTCAGTTAATGTTTCGGCTGCTTCTGTTACCGACTGAATTGCGCGTAGTTGTTCTTCTGATGATGCGCTCACTTCTTCGCAAGCTGCTGCCGTTTCTTCAGCAGTGGCAGACATCGTTTGGATTGTCAACGTCACATCGTCTTTATGGGTCGCGACTAACTGAATGTCTTTTGTCACAGTGTGAATCGATTCTTGCATGACGTCCATTAAAGAAGATAATTCATCGAACGTTTTTTCTGTATCTTCTACAACGAAGCCCTGGTCACGGAATGTGTCAATCGTTTCTTTCATTTGTTCTGATACGATTCGTGATTCTTCTTGGAGCTCTTCAATCGTAATCTTGACATCGTCTGTCGCTCTAGCGGATTGCTCTGCAAGTGTCCGAACCTCGTCTGCTACGACAGCAAAGCCTTTTCCGTGTTCTCCTGCTCTTGCTGCTTCGATGCTAGCGTTTAGTGCAAGTAAATTCGTTTGTTTAGAAATATTCATGATCGTTTCCATTACACTGCCGATCGCTTGCACTTTTTCACCTAATGAATGAATATCCGTTGTCATGGCCTGAAGGGTTTTTCCAGTGGAACTAAATGAACTCTTCAATGCATTCATCTTTTCTTTACCATCTGTGTTTTGCACACCTGTTTTTGTGGCAATTTCCAACATGGCCGTTGCTTTTTCGCGAATATCATTGATTTCTTTGCCTAACAGATCTGTACGTTCTGTAACTGTCTCCGCATCTTCGGCAGATTTGGCTGCACCTTGCGCGATTTCTCCGACAGCTTGTGCGACTTCTGTACTCGAAGCACTCGTTTCTTCGGATACGGCACTTAGGCTTTCAGAATTGGCTCTGACGTTATCAGCAGACGTATTGACGACTGTTATAATGTCGTTCATATTTTGTACCATATGATTGAAATCTTGTGACAGTTCTCCAATTTCATCGGTGCTTGTATTTGTGGAGCGTACAGTTAAGTCGCCGCCTGATACTTTTGCCATAAGCTCCTTCACTGTTTGAAGAGGTTTGATCATTCGGCTGATTGCGATATATAGACCGACAAATGTGATCACTAACGTAATAAGAGCGATTATCACCATTGATTTGCGTAGAGAACTTGCTAATTTATTTAGCTTCTTTTCTTCATAAACAGCTCCCACTTTCCAGTTAAAGTCTGGAAGTGTCGTATAAATATTACGCTTATCAATACCATTCTCATCCGTGTACGTGATGACTCCACTATCTGCTTCATACATTTTTTTAAAGTGCGGAATGTCCATCACATCTTTTCCAACTCTAGTAGGGTGAGCAATGGCAAGTCCTTCTGCATCAATTAAAATTGGATAGCCGCCAAATCCAAGATCTCGACTACTTATTTCATCTGTCAATGCTTTTAACGTA encodes:
- a CDS encoding glucose-6-phosphate isomerase, whose amino-acid sequence is MKQLKLDLSLVETFLQLDEIPSFSEKVLATHHYMLEGATSKNQLLGWHNYPMKDHRGLLSAINELATEVKLQANLCVVIGVGGSFLGARAVQEALTPYFGVHENGVEVVYAGQNMSGPYLKQLLRFMDTREVYVNVISKSGTTMEPALAFRVMEEYMIARYGEEAKQRVIVTTDAVKGALRETAEKKGYRTFSIEETIGGRYSALTAVGLFPLAVAGMDISALLDGARQAALELTSPQLHDNDAYRYAVIRHILHKKGFDVELLASYEPGLASFHEWWKQLFGESEGKEQKGIFPSSVVFSTDLHAIGQYIQEGRRIIFETLIHFNELECDLPVPYLSEDTDQLNYIAGRTFNEINRLSKEGTALAHHEGGVPIIQMELARLDEYHIGYLIYFFMKACAMSAYLLEVDPFDQPGVDAYKQKMLDLLKAPVVTHGGK
- a CDS encoding phospho-sugar mutase, which produces MPENLQLDLQAIANDSKEIEERFYQYLSFGTGGMRGILGAGTNRMNVFTIRRVAEGLALYFASIGEDAKKRGVAIAYDTRHFSREFAEETAKVLGKHGIVTYVFDESRPTPELSFAVRHLGAFAGVVITASHNPKQYNGFKVYGADGGQLTPDAARTITNYMKEIADELLLEATDLDSLIEQGICRFVLTEIDRAYQEKLLSLREHTNVLEELKVVYSPLHGSGLKPMQDGLKAFGCHNVWIVEEQAIQDGSFPTVAYPNPEEREAFQLAIALGEKKDADLLMATDPDADRLGIAVKTNAGYELLTGNQLGALLLHYLLESKQSKHTLPENGVLLKTIVTSELGRAIAVKYGVETVDTLTGFKYIAEKIEEYDQTKEHTFLFGYEESYGYLIGDFVRDKDAVQTALVTAEMAGYYKKRGLSLREALEQLYREFGYYKEALQSITLEGKSGQEKIMSVLSNFRTHPPSSIAGVAVTTVEDYETGISYDASGRKSKLRLPKENVLKWLLEDGSWVCVRPSGTEPKCKFYFGVVRKDAVEAQNVLDSLQFDLIEKVENLLDTLKFSTL
- the fliB gene encoding flagellin lysine-N-methylase encodes the protein MSGKNRDIIYPDYIAEFACIGSACEDTCCAGWFVSVDKATYKKYRNVKDPVMKKMLNENVKRHRSKETEEEYAKIKLDAEDKCTLLDEEHLCTIHKELGSEFLSNTCAMYPRLLNSVAGVVEKSATLSCPEAARLILLNPNGIQFTQDQESADTRGFVKKSQMTPHQQKIFWDVRIFIIQVVQYRKLSMEDRLIIVGLFLSRLEKLSIDEREQKLQSIITEFTEQMGDGSLSASIKQIPTNIPFQISLCKNLIEFRSSTTIKSDRYNECMNDMVSGFGMNSGISDTEVLKNYEVSLRDYYGPFMDKHEYILENYVVNHVFSKLFPFDKKSMMDSFLMLVINFALVKLHLIGMAKYHEGLTEELVIKLFQSIAKTIDHNNAYLHTVEKMIKQNGYETLAHMAVLVRS
- a CDS encoding DUF2920 family protein, which translates into the protein MSENQTVNIAAHPSIYNGSTGRELRIDFSLPSSGTNEQTGILLLVPGFGGNIDSKVYKKMREQFADKFNLVTVQCAFFGDQFMQGAENFTLDNIDAYIQEYLTREEKEIVSKDTNQLMRFLSKQQITLPVKAKIDETEDIFNDMGIMQAIDLITSLEAVKILLEGNGLAYNSDKIMGYGHSHGAYLLHLVNRLSPNLLTNIIDNSGWIEPAYLTSNRYLFQNIGEMTLQLEFDYLAKRILSSDYSFNLSDLYDGFDNQAKIVVFQGTNDNLIDHYQKEQIVKTIPHARLVLVSEEQVDGEVFKSNTHGLNADFLNMFQLAYKEFSTEEVKRKYTDNTLVKIGNREIKVNYSQGLPIFSVSFK
- a CDS encoding choline kinase family protein, which gives rise to MFPIEELTYIKRLGGLTNLNFLVAHKGKKYVLRFPAHELETIIDRQHEKDNQEIAAEIGVTVRNVVFTTDGIKMTPYYEATADLTREMFVTPEYLEKVAAVLFTLHSSTREFTNRFDYWDEVEKYKRTLSELPSLYVLLEERVRKLMEGERQEYVPCHMDSVTGNFIHNDARELLLIDWEYSANYLPEWDLAAFILERELSESEEQQLLDFYGLPESAKQSLDLQKIKTDFLWSLWSLVKEQEDPSLETYTAKRTERLLENLEQYYSLYGHE
- a CDS encoding YjjG family noncanonical pyrimidine nucleotidase, which translates into the protein MTYDLLLFDLDDTLFDFAETEKNALGKTFATFDLPDGLATYRDSYRAISTIIWDQLEKGEITLEELKAERFRRLFEQYDLPIDPLRFGELYIENLGHESHLIDGVEEVLAGLAEYRLAILTNGFTVAQQARIAGSPLHNTFEAIIASEETGFKKPQAEIFDYALKQLSVTDRSRVLMIGDSLTSDIQGGNNAGIDTCWFNPQRKENTTGVQPTYEIHSWKEFAVGRSLVKH
- a CDS encoding 3-hydroxybutyrate dehydrogenase, which codes for MVKEKVVFITGAARGIGYEIAKAFAQAGAHIVLTDINEEKVKESASTIGGSAIGLACDVTKEQAIQQAIDETIAHFGRIDILINNAGMQHVAALEDFSTEKFEQLVKIMLTAPFITTKLVLPHMRTQKFGRILNMASINGLIGFAGKAAYNSSKHGLIGLTKVAALETATDGITVNAICPGYVDTPLVRNQFEELANVRRVAVESVLEEIIYPLVPQKRLLDVKEVADLALYLASDSAKGITGQAVVLDGGYTAQ
- a CDS encoding competence protein ComK; the encoded protein is MRMLEEGVITPSTSVIYPNYDENGKLGAVVLCNGKLVRVHMSPTNIVDASLRYYGSSLRGGVDGAKTVFGDISMSPVVVSEMLDLYLFPSKSPSSDDCVWFVLANVYTYKSIGKDRTKVILHDGTSFTIFSSYFSFTNKYQRACMLKNILEARTAQMKLEPPLHSVSFVIDKDRTKRNYEVSDE